A stretch of DNA from Candidatus Omnitrophota bacterium:
TAAGATAAGAAAAGTTATCCTGACCACGCGCAAGAACCCGAAGTCTTTTTCCGGGGTTAAATACATCGCGGATAAGAAGATCGACCTGAAAAAAATAAAAAAGGACACGGCGATATTTTCGGGTTCCGCGGCGCAGGCGATGAAATTCTTTCCCCAGAATATCAATGTGGCGGGGGTTTTGAGCATTGCCGGGATAGGGCCGGTCAAAACGCAGGTCAGGCTGATCGCCTCGCCGTCAACCACGAAGAATATCCACGAGATCCGGATACAGGCTGAGGCGGGCGATATCTTCACCCGCACAGAAAATATATTGCATCCGGATAATCCCAAGACCAGTTATATGGCGGTGCTTTCCGCCCTGGCTACCTTGAAACAGGTGCTTTATCCGGTGCGGGTAGGGACTTGACGGTAGATTGTCGCGCGCCGGCAATGACGATTGCCGGCGAATGTTTAACTCACAAACTTGTGAAGGGAGGTGAATACATATATGGCCAAGAAATTAGTCAAAGTCGGAGTAAAGAGGCAGAAGGGCTATCTTTATTACGTTGATAAAGCCGGTGATGTGTCTTGCGCGAAAATGGCAAGAGGCAAGAGCAAAGGCGGTAAGCCCCAGAAAGTCGCCAAGTGCGGCATAAAGAGAGAGGTTGGTTATCTCTACTTTGTGGACAAGCAAGGTGATGTCTCCTGCGCGAAGATGCAGAGAGGCGGCAAAAAGAAGAAAAAGAGATAAGCACGTTCCTTAAAATAAGGCCCCTGGAGTCCGGTTGGGATTTACAGGGGCCTTGTTTTTTGTTATAATCCTTTCTATGGAAGAATTCATCGTAATACGTAAAGCGAGAGAGCATAATCTTAAAGGCATAGACCTTAAACTGCCGAGGAATAAATTTATCGTGGTCACCGGGCTTTCCGGATCGGGCAAGTCCAGCCTGGCCTTCGATACCATATACGCCGAAGGCCAGCGCCGTTATGTAGAGAGCCTTTCCAGCTACGCCAGGCAGTTCCTGGAACAGTTGCAGAAGCCTGATGTGGAATATATCGAGGGCCTTTCTCCGGCTATAGCCATCGAGCAAAGGACAGCCGGCGGCAGCCCGCGCTCCACAGTAGGGACGCAGACCGAGATCTATGATTACCTGCGCCTGCTTTTTGCCCGCATCGGGCACGCCTCCTGCTATAAATGCGGCGCGCCTATAAACCGCCAGAGCTCCCAGGAGATAGTGGATAAGGTTATGGAATTGCCTCAGAATAAGGCTATCGTTATACTGGCTCCGGTGATCCGCGGCAAAAAAGGCGAATACAGGGATATTCCCGGGCAGATGCAGAAAGCCGGTTTTGTCCGGCTGCGCGTCGATAATGAAATAGTAGAACTGCCGGCAAAGATCAAGCTGGATAGATACAAGATCCACAATATCGAAGCTGTGGTGGACAGGCTGGCAATAAAACCCGGGATAAAAAGCCGGCTGGTGGATTCGGTCGAGACCGCTTTGAAATTCGGCAAAGGCCTGCTTATCGTCCATCTTTCTGATGAAAAAAAAGACCTGGCGTTCAGCGAGGAATACGCCTGTTCAAAATGCGGCATCAGTATCCCTGAAATAGAACCTCGGCTTTTTTCCTTTAATTCCCCGTTCGGCGCCTGCCCGGATTGCAACGGCCTGGGCATAAAGCTGGAATTTGACCCTGCCTTGGTGATCCCGGACCGTTCCAAGTCTATCAACGAAGGCGCAATCGCTGTCTGGAAGCGCGGCGGCAGAGGTTATATACTTTATTACCGCTGGCTTTTGCGCGAACTGGCCAGCCAGATCGGTTTTGACCTGGATATGCCTTTTAATAAACTGGGAAAAGATATCCAGCAGACTATTCTTTACGGCACGGA
This window harbors:
- a CDS encoding excinuclease ABC subunit UvrA yields the protein MEEFIVIRKAREHNLKGIDLKLPRNKFIVVTGLSGSGKSSLAFDTIYAEGQRRYVESLSSYARQFLEQLQKPDVEYIEGLSPAIAIEQRTAGGSPRSTVGTQTEIYDYLRLLFARIGHASCYKCGAPINRQSSQEIVDKVMELPQNKAIVILAPVIRGKKGEYRDIPGQMQKAGFVRLRVDNEIVELPAKIKLDRYKIHNIEAVVDRLAIKPGIKSRLVDSVETALKFGKGLLIVHLSDEKKDLAFSEEYACSKCGISIPEIEPRLFSFNSPFGACPDCNGLGIKLEFDPALVIPDRSKSINEGAIAVWKRGGRGYILYYRWLLRELASQIGFDLDMPFNKLGKDIQQTILYGTDEYVAGKRFEGVIPHLERLFHETDSEYLKTEIHKFMSTQDCPGCGGTRLKKESLAVKINGKNIYEVTGMSLVKSRDFFRGLTLSDKEKIISRQVLKEIIARLGFCIDVGLDYLTLDRKSSTLSGGESQRVRLATQVGSGLVGG